In Chaetodon auriga isolate fChaAug3 chromosome 7, fChaAug3.hap1, whole genome shotgun sequence, a genomic segment contains:
- the diabloa gene encoding diablo, IAP-binding mitochondrial protein a: MQAVRQCSVCASRAAGGLLQTQTDFSLRWTNKSALRRGAACIRLLSSSESVLFRSRKVGVQNLGEWTDTADLSRASLSVGRGLCAFPFAQQVENLSHDSLIRRAASVVTDSSSTFLSQTTLALIDALTVYSKAVHTRIAVQRRYLASLGKLTPAEKDSLLEVINGHRAQVSDRLDECRRFESTWIDAVNLCKMAAEAAHNSGAEQASMTVRTNIQVAQSQVEEARKLSVDAEKKLAETKVEEIQRMAEYAAFREDGEEHELHEAYLRED; encoded by the exons ATGCAAGCTGTCCGTCAGTGCTCCGTGTGTGCCAGCCGTGCTGCTGGAGGACTTCTGCAAACTCAGACCGACTTCTCACTGCGGTGGACCAACAAGAGTGcactgaggagaggagcagcctgCATCCGTTTGCTAAG cagctctgagagtGTCCTCTTCAGAAGCAGGAAGGTTGGAGTCCAGAATCTGGGGGAATGGACAGATACTGCGGACCTGAGCAGAGCATCTTTGAGTGTTGGCCGTGGGCTTTGCGCTTTCCCTTTTGCACAG CAAGTGGAAAACCTCTCTCATGACTCCCTGATCAGAAGAGCAGCCTCAGTGGTTACAGACAGCTCAAGTACTTTCCTCTCCCAGACCACCTTGGCTCTCATAGATGCCCTCACAGTCTATTCAAAG GCTGTGCACACACGCATTGCTGTCCAAAGACGGTACTTAGCCTCACTGGGAAAACTGACCCCAGCTGAGAAGGATTCGCTCCTGGAGGTGATCAATGGCCACCGTGCACAG GTCAGCGACAGACTAGATGAATGCAGACGCTTTGAGTCAACCTGGATCGACGCTGTTAACTTGTGTAAAATGGCGGCTGAGGCAGCACACAATTCAG gagCTGAGCAGGCGTCCATGACGGTGAGGACAAACATTCAGGTGGCCCAGTCGCAGGTGGAGGAGGCGCGGAAGCTGTCAGTGGATGCAGAGAAAAAGCTGGCCGAGACCAAAGTAGAAGAGATCCAACGGATGGCAGAATACGCTGCCTTTCGAGAAGATGGCGAGGAGCATGAGCTGCACGAGGCTTATTTGCGAGAGGACTAA
- the LOC143323363 gene encoding odorant receptor 131-2-like — protein sequence MAANNSVIVGESSVTKVNDRVILVQILVVVFLCINFLLITTFFMKDFFYTTMRYILFANTLLSDCLFLLMTDVLLILSYFHFTMQMWLCLLMYIVLSVHTFVTPLTLTAMTLERYVAICMPLRHTDLCSTRSSLRCVLIIHGLSSVPCFVILSIFFASATHSYYYQGTVCSVEIFILHSWQGHLRSAVSQFYFLIMCITILFSYIEIMKVAKAASGENKKSTWKGLRTVILHAFQLLLCLFQLWCPFIETATLQINFMLYINVRYFNYITFILTPRCLSPLIYGLRDEMFFHALKYYALCGLYKKPLFFLD from the coding sequence ATGGCAGCCAATAACTCTGTGATTGTTGGTGAATCCTCAGTGACCAAGGTCAATGATCGGGTCATTTTGGTTCAGATTTTAGTGGTAGTGTTCCTTTGCATCAACTTTCTGTTAATCACAACCTTTTTTATGAAGGATTTCTTCTATACAACCATGCGCTACATCTTATTTGCTAACACATTACTGTCTGATTGTCTGTTTTTACTCATGACTGATGTCCTGCTCATTTTGAGCTACTTCCATTTTACCATGCAAATGTGGTTGTGTCTTCTTATGtatattgttttgtctgtgcacaCTTTTGTAACACCACTTACTCTGACAGCAATGACTCTGGAGCGTTACGTGGCCATTTGCATGCCCCTGCGGCACACAGATCTGTGCTCCACACGCAGCTCTCTGCGCTGTGTCCTCATCATTCACGGCCTCAGCTCTGTACCCTGCTTTGTTATTCTGTCCATCTTCTTTGCATCTGCGACCCACAGCTATTATTATCAAGGCACAGTGTGTTCTGTGGAAATATTCATCTTACACAGTTGGCAGGGTCATCTTAGGTCAGCTGTAAGTCAGTTTTACTTCTTAATTATGTGTATCACCATTTTATTCTCTTATATTGAAATCATGAAAGTGGCTAAAGCTGCATCAGGAGAGAATAAAAAGTCGACCTGGAAAGGGCTCAGGACTGTGATTCTTCATGccttccagctgctgctttgtctcttcCAGCTGTGGTGTCCATTCATAGAAACTGCTACTTTACAGATTAATTTTATGTTATACATCAATGTCAGATATTTTAACTACATTACTTTCATTCTTACTCCAAGATGTCTGAGTCCTCTCATTTATGGCCTCAGGGACgaaatgttttttcatgcactGAAATACTATGCTCTCTGTGGCTTGTATAAGAAaccattgttttttttggattga